The stretch of DNA AGGCGCAAGCTAAGATTCAATCTTTTGATATAAAAAATGGATTTACTACGCTTCCTATTATATGCTTTATTTTTTAAAAAAGCAATGGTTTACGGATAGAAAATTAAGAAATTTGTAAGTTATAAATAAGTTGTTGAAAAGTTAATAAAAAGATCATATCTCATAATATAATCTTTTTTTATACCGCAACTTTTCCTTTAATCGCAGGATGAGATTGATAATTTTCTAATTGGATATCATCTATTGTAAAATCAAAAATGGATGCTTTATCTGGATTGAGTTTTAATGTAGGAAAAGGATAAGGAGTTCTTTTCAGTTGTTCTTGCATTTGCTCGATATGATTTAAATAAATATGTGCATCGCCAAGGGTATGAACAAAATCCCCAACCTCTAATTGGCATTCATGAGCAATCAAATGAGTTAATAATGCATAGCTTGCGATATTAAAAGGAACTCCTAAAAAGACATCGCCACTTCTTTGATATAATTGACAACTCAATTTTCCATTTTGGACGTAAAATTGAAAAAGAACATGACAAGGAGGAAGCGCCATTGCATCTACATCCTCTGGGTTCCATGCCGATACGATAAGACGACGGGAATCAGGATTTCGTTTGATTTCGTCAATGACATTTTTTAATTGGTTCAACGTTGATCCATCTCGCTTCTCCCAAGAACACCATTGCTTGCCATAGACGGGACCTAACTCTCCATAGCGTTGAGCAAAGTCTTCATCAGCCAAAATTCTTTGACAAAATTGCTCTTTTTCTTGTTGATACAAACAATTGAAAGTTTCATCTTGTTGAGCACGGCGACCAAAGTCAGTCATATCTGGACCTTGGTAGTCTTCACTTTCTACAAAACGTTGAAAGGCCCATTCATCCCAAATATGATTATTATGTTCTAATAAATAGCGAATATTGGTATCTCCACGTAAAAACCAAAGTAATTCACTTTTGATTAAAGAGAAGGGAACTTTCTTTGTCGTTAATAAGGGAAATCCTTCCTTTAAAGAAAAACGCATTTGATAACCAAAAATACTTTTTGTTCCTGTACCTGTACGATCTGTACGAGTTTCTCCTTTTGTTAAAATGTTTTCTACTAAGTCAAGATATGCTTGTTCTGACATTTTCTTCCTCCTAAAATTCAATAGCTTTCATATAGAATCAAATTCCGTTCTTTCCATTCTATACCGCTTGTTATGTCTATCATATCATGTTTGATCTTTCTCTCTTTATCAAAATTATAAACAAATTTAATAAAAACCTATCTTTTTTAGTAAAAAGTTTGCGTCACAAATAAAATAAACATAAAATAATTTTAAAGTGAGAAAGGGGATAATTATGAAAACCATTCAAATTAGTGCCAAAAAATTACAAAGAATTGATCGTTATATTGGATGGATGCGTCGTACTAAAAATCTAAAATTAACTCGTGCCCAAATGATTACACGTTCCAT from Catellicoccus marimammalium M35/04/3 encodes:
- a CDS encoding thymidylate synthase, coding for MSEQAYLDLVENILTKGETRTDRTGTGTKSIFGYQMRFSLKEGFPLLTTKKVPFSLIKSELLWFLRGDTNIRYLLEHNNHIWDEWAFQRFVESEDYQGPDMTDFGRRAQQDETFNCLYQQEKEQFCQRILADEDFAQRYGELGPVYGKQWCSWEKRDGSTLNQLKNVIDEIKRNPDSRRLIVSAWNPEDVDAMALPPCHVLFQFYVQNGKLSCQLYQRSGDVFLGVPFNIASYALLTHLIAHECQLEVGDFVHTLGDAHIYLNHIEQMQEQLKRTPYPFPTLKLNPDKASIFDFTIDDIQLENYQSHPAIKGKVAV